TGTGAACACATGGAGAAGCATTCGTATATCTAACTGAGTTTTCATGTCTCAGGCCCAGAGCAGAGCCAGGTGGGCTGCAGGGAGCTGAGGTCCACCAAGTACATTTCCGATGGCCAGTGCACCAGCGTCAACCCTATCAAGGAGCTGGTGTGTGCTGGGGAGTGTCTGCCGTCCCACCTGCTGCCAAACTGGATTGGGGGCGGGGCTTACACTGGGAGGCACTGGAGCCGCCGCGACTCCCAGGAGTGGCGCTGCGTCATTGACCGGACCAGGAGCCAGCGGATCCGGCTGCAGTGCCAGGATGGCAGCTCCAGGACCTACAAGATCACGGTGGTGACCTCCTGCAAGTGCAAGCGCTACTCCAGACAGCAGAATGACTCAGGACACAAGGACACATCTGTCCACAGTGGGAAAGAGAGGAAACATCAGAGGAAGGCTGCACTGCCAGAGGACACGGCCGCAAGGCAGTCTGACAACTAACAAATATTTAAGAGCTAGGCCAGATAGAGGTCAAAGTCAATAGTGTGTAGTGTATCTCTAAAACGTAGATTATTGTGACATAGAAAAAAGATTTAGTTCAGTTTAATAGAAAGAAATAcagatggggggagggggattATGGTACTGGCCAAACACAGCAGTGAGCAAGTGTTAGTGAGTCTTCATCTGGCACTAAAGGTGATGTAGTCAGGGCAGCTAgttcatgtaaaaaataatccaaaacaATAACCAATTACATAGTTAAAGGCTCAACAGATGTTGGATGGAAGACATGTAAAACATAATGTTGCCATAATTAATAAAAGTTCCAAATGTGAAGTTAGACTTACTGTATATAGCAGTCTGTAGTGTGAATGTAATGTACAATATGTGCAGGGTAAAGTTTTATGGGTTTTTAAGAGTGAATagtatgtaatttatttttgtaccaGAACAattgaagttcttttttttatattaatgttgttgaaataaatagtaataataaacgAAAAAGGAAATTGTTGACAGGGCTGTGTTTGTGACATAATGCTGCAGGCGGAGAGGAACTCCCTGACAACAGAGGCATTAGTCTGAGATGAAACAGAGGCCAgactttgttttattgtgaaggggaTCCCTTCCCCTCGGGGCGCCTGGGGCTTGTTCCAGCTGCATGTTAACACGTGTTATTGTTCCGtcgatgtttttttctctctgaaagCTGTGGGCTGAGGGACGCAGTGAATAGAATCACCTGCTCTGGATGACAACAGGATGTTTAACTTGTCTTACCTGCAGAGGGAAAAAGAATTGCCTGTGGGCAGAGACGGAGGTAAAGTGTAGCAATGTTAATTAGCAGCTGGGGAAACAGCAGGATGTGTGTTGTTCGTTGCCAGAAAATAATTGCTGAAggtgaaaataaatacatttacccAAATACTCTTGACTTAAAGCTTTCATTCTGCTTCAAATGGAAACATTGAGCATGGCGGCTGTAGTTTTAATAAATAGCG
Above is a window of Etheostoma spectabile isolate EspeVRDwgs_2016 chromosome 14, UIUC_Espe_1.0, whole genome shotgun sequence DNA encoding:
- the LOC116702111 gene encoding sclerostin domain-containing protein 1, coding for MLGPASRLQLLALLALLLLLSTRSSAVHNAATESGHYGQVQDTQDEPAEEDSNRARHGGRQLGDAVRNGPEQSQVGCRELRSTKYISDGQCTSVNPIKELVCAGECLPSHLLPNWIGGGAYTGRHWSRRDSQEWRCVIDRTRSQRIRLQCQDGSSRTYKITVVTSCKCKRYSRQQNDSGHKDTSVHSGKERKHQRKAALPEDTAARQSDN